Proteins encoded within one genomic window of Pongo pygmaeus isolate AG05252 chromosome 6, NHGRI_mPonPyg2-v2.0_pri, whole genome shotgun sequence:
- the LOC129040461 gene encoding phosphoserine phosphatase-like — MASGSCSPCLALASPDPGLLLLQNPLVFLEEMCSQNFGLHFYLGMEQKRRVWSPRNLALEKLELCYSKHCFSANRPADFKTFTASLPGTRRAMGGTVSFKAALMERLALIQPSREQVQRLIAEHLPHLTPGITRKILPRMVSHSELRKLFYSADAVCFDVDSTVVREGIDELAKVCDVEDAVSEMTHVQRA; from the exons ATGGCCAGCGGCAGCTGCAGCCCCTGCCTCGCACTGGCCTCACCTGATCCTGG GCTCTTGCTCTTGCAGAATCCACTGGTCTTTCTTGAAGAAATGTGTAGCCAGAACTTTGGGCTCCATTTTTATCTAGGGatggaacagaagagaagagTGTGGTCTCCTAGAAATCTAGCACTGGAGAAAT TGGAATTATGCTACAGTAAGCACTGCTTCTCTGCTAATAGACCTGCTGACTTCAAGACCTTTACAGCAAGCCTGCCTGG GACACGGCGAGCCATGGGCGGGACAgtgtctttcaaagctgctctcatGGAGCGTTTAGCCCTCATCCAGCCCTCCAGGGAGCAGGTGCAGAGACTCATAGCAGAACACCTTCCACACCTGACCCCCGGCATAAC aagGAAAATTCTTCCAAGGATGGTCTCCCACTCAGAGCTGAGGAAGCTGTTCTACTCAGCAGATGCTGTGTGTTTTGATGTTGACAGCACGGTCGTCAGAGAAGGAATTGATGAGCTAGCCAAAGTGTGTGACGTTGAGGACGCGGTGTCAGAAAT